In Thiothrix unzii, the sequence GGGCGCGGTACTTGGATGATGAGGAGCGTTCTTTAGGCGATACCCTGAAATGGTTGGATAAAGCCAAGACCATCACGGCGGAACCGCTATCGTGGTATCTCCACGCCAGTAACGGCAGCATGGACTGGGAAGAGGAACGCCCTGATCAGCGTTCCACGTTTGCGCCAGTGAAAGCCCTGCACGCCGATGGGCAACTCGCAGCGTTGGTAGCATGGCACGATAATCAGCAAAAACCAGAGAAACCCTTTACCGATTTACCAGCGGAAATTTACAGCGTATTTACTGATAGCACGGTGGTGGCGCGTCCTTGGCACGATGCGGCGACCGGTGCGGCATTGTTGTTGGATAATGCTGGGGAACTCAGTTACTTTGACGGTTACGAGCAAAATACCACAGCGATACCGTTCAGTGCGCAACCCATTGACAACAGTGTGGAAAAACCCACAGTACGTTCACCGTTGGCGATTTGGTTTGAATACATTTTCCAGATATTAACCGCGAATCAAGACGGGCCGGTAACGCTGGCAAGCTTGGATGAAGCCTTGCAGCACGCGGATCAGCGTTTGTTATTTTCACCCTCGGATAACTGGGGCAATGGCGATAGCCGTTATCTGGAATATGTCCGTTACGGTTCGCAGGTGATGTTGAATGCCGAGGTCAAAGGTGAGGTACATTCGTATTGGTTACGTTTTCCGGCGGCAACCGATACGACGCGCTGGTTGACACAATTGCAGCAGCCATCTGCAACGGGGTTAAAAGCGCAACCATTGTGGCATTGGGTTAACGATGAAAAGCCGCAGGTGTTAGCGCGTCATTACCGCCATTTCAGCACAGAAGATGAGTTAATCCTGAGTCCGTTGTATGCGGATAACGAATTCCGTTACACCGAATTGGATTGCAGCCGGGAAGTGAAGCCTGCCGTATTAGAACAACAGGCCGCTGCATTCGCACAAGCTGAATACGCGCTTTTCCAACAGGGTTACATGCTATCAAAAATAATTGCCGATAGTGCTTGTGTGGAATAAGCGTGGCTGATGTCATTGATCTGGATAAAAAAAAGCCCGGTTGTTGAACCGGGCTTCCCGCTATAACCTGTAACAAACCTAGCAATTTGTTACAGCGACTACCCTCTACTAGCGGTCTTAAGTTAAACGATCAATTGTCAGGAGATTTCAAATTGATATTTCGCAATATGCAGAAAAAATTCTGATGCGTCAACAAGTAGTTGATTTTTATAATATAATAATTAGCTAACGCTGCATTGCAGCAATTGCGCTTAGAGTGTGGCTTGCGTCACAAAACTTGCATAAATGCCGATAAATCTCCATGCTCTGTCGCATAACCATTCCTACTCTTTACTGACAGACGCACCATGTTTGAATACATCAGCACCCCGCAACAACTCAATGATTTGATGACCCGTTTGGATAATGCCGAATGGGTGACGCTGGATACCGAGTTTATTCGTGAAAAAACCTATTTTCCGCGCCTTTGCCTGATTCAGATTGGCAGTACCGATACGTTGGCGTGCATTGATCCATTAGCGATTACGGATTTGCGTCCGTTTTTAACTTGGCTACAAGACCCTAAACGCCTGAAAGTGTTACACGCCGCTTGGCAGGATATGGAAATCTTCCACCATTTGGGGCAAGGGGAATTGCCCAGTCCGTTGTTTGATACCCAAATTGCAGCAGCGGTGTTGGGCATGGGTGATCAAATGGGTTACGCCCGTTTGGTGGAAGGCGTTTTGGGCATTACCTTGGATAAATCGCAATCGCGCACCGATTGGTCACGCCGCCCCTTGAGCAAAGCCCAACTGGAATACGCGATTGATGATGTGCGTCATTTACGTGATGTCTACCTTGCCTTGCGTGAACAACTGCAACAATTAGGGCGGATGAAATGGTTGGATAAACCGTTTCAGAAGCTGGCGGATGCCAATACTTACAACATTGATCCGCAAACGTGTTGGGAGCGCATCCGGGGTTTACAGGTATTAAAACCGCATCAACTCGCGGTATTGCGTGAATTGGCGGCATGGCGTGAACAACGGGCGTTGCAGAAAGATTTACCACGTCGCTGGTTATTATCGGACGAAATTCTGCTGGATATGGCACGGATGCAGCCGGATAGCGCGGAAGGTTTGCGCCATATTCGTGGCTTAAGTGATGAGCAAATCGAGCGTGGTGCGGCGGAATGGCTAGGCTGTATTGCGCGGGGTAAAGCAGTGCCGAAGAGCGAATGGCCGAATCTGCCGCGTCGCCGTAAGCTGGATGAAAACATGAGTGTGGTTGCGGATTTGCTAACGGCGGTGTTGAATCAGATTGCCAATGAAAACGGCATTTCCGCACAAATGATTGCCACCCGTCAGCAACTAGAAAAGATGCTGGAAGAAGGTCGCACCACCCTATCTGATGATTGGCGCGGCGCGTTGGTCAATGATGCGTTTACCGCACTGCTGTCCGGCAAAGCGCAAGTCAGCGTGCAGCAACAGCGGGTAGTGATTGCCGCTTAAAGAAAACGGCTGATTAAAATCATGTCATCGTTGATACCTTCCGGGAGCGGAATTCGCATTTTGTGACCGCTGCCGGGGGCGACGCTCACGGTTTCGCCGTTGAGGTTTTCCATGTGTTCCAGCACGATTTCGCGATTGCCACTCGGTAGCACCCATTCCAAACGGTCGCCAACACTGAAACGGTTTTTCACGTCCAGCTCTACCCAACCTTGTTCACGGTCAACGCGCATGGCTTCGGCAACGAATTGTTGCTGATGCCCCATTGACGCACCTTGCATATAATTTTGGTATTCGTGGGTGTGATGCCGCTCGTAAAAACCATCGGTATAACCCCGATTCGCCAGATTTTCCAACACGCCCAGCAAGCGTGGATCAAACGGACGACCCGCCAAGGTATCATCAATCGCTTGTTTGTAAGCCTGCGCAGTCCGTGCCACGTAGTAATGGGATTTGGTACGGCCTTCGATTTTGAGGCAATCCACCCCGATTTCGGTGAGCTTTTGGATGTGTTCAATCGCCCGCAAGTCTTTGGAATTCATAATATACGTGCCGTGTTCATCTTCCATAACAGGCATTAATTCACCGGGGCGATTGGTTTCTTCGAGGAAATACACCTTATCGGCGAGCGGGTGGCGTTCTTGATTGCCGCAACTGCCCATGCTTTGCGCTTGATTAAACGCATCCATCGACAATACAGCTTCTTTGGGCACAAATTTGCCTTCTGCCGCTTCAACCGCTTCGGAAGCTTTGTATTCCCAGCGACACGCATTGGTACAAGTGCCTTGATTCGGGTCACGATGGTTGAAATAACCGGACAATAAACAACGCCCTGAATACGCAATGCACAACGCACCGTGGACGAACACTTCCAGTTCCATGTCGGGGCATTGCTGACGAATTTCGGCAATTTCATCCAGCGATAATTCACGCGACAAAATCACGCGGGTTAAACCCAACGCCTGCCAGAATTTGACCGTCGCGTAGTTCACCGTATTGGCTTGCACCGATAAATGCACTGGCATGTGTGGCCAGCGTTCGCGCACTAGCATGATTAAACCGGGGTCAGCCATGATCAAGGCATCAGGATTCATCGCAATGACCGGCTCAAGATCAGCTAAAAACGTTTTGATTTTACTGTTGTGCGGGGAAATATTTACCGCCACGAAAAACTGCTTACCCAAAGCGTGCGCTTCCGCAATGCCTTGCGCGAGATTTTCATTTTTGAACTCGTTATTGCGCACCCGCAAACTGTAGCGCGGTTGTCCGGCATACACGGCATCCGCACCGTAGGCAAACGCATGGCGCATGGATTTAAGCGTTCCCGCAGGCGCGAGCAGTTCAGGGCGTTTCATGGCAAAGTCCGGTTCGTTACATCAAGGCCGCGATTATACGTGAAATCTGGGCGTAAGCGCAGAAACCATGAGATTGGCAAGCGGTGTGGTATTTTGTCAGAGCGACGTAAATTTATCTGCGGTCGCCCTAGGCTTGAGATAGCCTGTTATTCGCTTTGCTAGTATCCTGCACGCCTTGAGACACCGTGTCATCCACACGAGCAGGAACACCATGACCGATAAGCTTTGGAATCTTGATACCGCACGCCGCTTGTACAGCATTGCGCATTGGGGCGATGGTTATTTCGACATTAACACCGCTGGCAATGTTGCTATGTGCGTACCCGGCAATCCTTCGCAGCAAGTCGATTTGCACGCCTTGGCAATGCGCGTTCACAACGAAGAAGGGATGCGTTTTCCATTGCTGGTGCGCTTTGTCAATGTGTTGCACGATCGGGTGCAACGCTTGCAGGCGGCGTTTAACCAAGCGATTGCCGATTGCGGGCAGCACAGCCATTACACCGCGATTTACCCGATCAAGGTGAATCAGCAACGTAGTGTGGTACAGGAAATCATCAAAGGCGGCGGTGAACAAGTCGGTTTGGAAGCCGGTAGTAAACCCGAACTCATGGCGGTATTAGGCTCCGCCCCGGCAGGTAGCACGATTATCTGCAACGGTTACAAAGACCGTGAATATTTGCGCCTAGCCCTGATTGGGCGACAGATGGGACATCGCATTTAC encodes:
- the rnd gene encoding ribonuclease D; the protein is MFEYISTPQQLNDLMTRLDNAEWVTLDTEFIREKTYFPRLCLIQIGSTDTLACIDPLAITDLRPFLTWLQDPKRLKVLHAAWQDMEIFHHLGQGELPSPLFDTQIAAAVLGMGDQMGYARLVEGVLGITLDKSQSRTDWSRRPLSKAQLEYAIDDVRHLRDVYLALREQLQQLGRMKWLDKPFQKLADANTYNIDPQTCWERIRGLQVLKPHQLAVLRELAAWREQRALQKDLPRRWLLSDEILLDMARMQPDSAEGLRHIRGLSDEQIERGAAEWLGCIARGKAVPKSEWPNLPRRRKLDENMSVVADLLTAVLNQIANENGISAQMIATRQQLEKMLEEGRTTLSDDWRGALVNDAFTALLSGKAQVSVQQQRVVIAA
- the yegQ gene encoding tRNA 5-hydroxyuridine modification protein YegQ, giving the protein MKRPELLAPAGTLKSMRHAFAYGADAVYAGQPRYSLRVRNNEFKNENLAQGIAEAHALGKQFFVAVNISPHNSKIKTFLADLEPVIAMNPDALIMADPGLIMLVRERWPHMPVHLSVQANTVNYATVKFWQALGLTRVILSRELSLDEIAEIRQQCPDMELEVFVHGALCIAYSGRCLLSGYFNHRDPNQGTCTNACRWEYKASEAVEAAEGKFVPKEAVLSMDAFNQAQSMGSCGNQERHPLADKVYFLEETNRPGELMPVMEDEHGTYIMNSKDLRAIEHIQKLTEIGVDCLKIEGRTKSHYYVARTAQAYKQAIDDTLAGRPFDPRLLGVLENLANRGYTDGFYERHHTHEYQNYMQGASMGHQQQFVAEAMRVDREQGWVELDVKNRFSVGDRLEWVLPSGNREIVLEHMENLNGETVSVAPGSGHKMRIPLPEGINDDMILISRFL